The genomic DNA gcaGACCCACGCCGCAGCTGCCCTGTGTCGACCCGCCGCCGTAGCCGCCACACATCGGCCCGCCCGAGCACGTGCCCGCCGGGGCAGGGACGGGCGGCCGCCCGCACGCACGGAGCTCCGTCGCCGGGGGGGGCAGGGGCGGGTGCAGCGAGCTCCACCAGGGCGGCGagccgccggggaggaggggtgCAGAGAGAGGGGCCGGAGGGGAGTTGGGGAGAGGGAGTGGACGGGGTGGAGAAGGGAAGAGAtagcagaaaaaagaaaagaaaaagaaaaagtgaggAGAGAGGAAATGGTAGTTGGAGATGGTTGAATAAAATATAGGGTAGGATCCGATCCGGACCCACCCAACTCGAGCACATGTCAAGTCAGGCTTGGGCCAAAAGAATCCGGCCCGGTGGGCAGGTTCGGGCTGAAGAAAAAAATTCCAGGTTTTCtttgacccgacccgacccgtcCCGTGACCAGGTCTAGTTAGAGCACCTGAGTAGCATCCGCCAGCAGGCCTTGGTTCGACTTCCTATGAGAGCAAATTAAACAGGCCTgggataaaaaattataaaaaataagttGGGGCCTCCCCTGCTGACTTCGATCAAAAACATTTTCACACCCAAATTCTTTATTGCTACCATTATCAAATACATTTGTTGATAAAAAATGCAGAACAAAGTGATTTTATATGTCCATCCCGGAGGTCATCAAAGACTGGCAGCGACAGCGGCAACATGACAATCGAGACCCATGAGTAGTCTATATATTTCCTCTACGTATAGCAGCGGCAGTGTCCACACCAGCGAGAGTCTGAAGTTACAACATGCGATGTGTTCGTCATGTTAGGATGAGTTGGGATTGCACCCATGGATACGATTTTTTTTCCGTGGATGCTGCATTTGGTATACATGTGACAGCCAActtgaaaaaagaaaatttcGGTTGTATCATCCTGGTAAACAGACCACCAAATCATCACGTACACAAACAGTACTTGAAATGTTTGAAATAAACTCATATTTTCATAAGTAGTTTAGATTAGCCTGTGCCTGGAAtccattttaaaaaaaaacaatcctTCTCTTTCCCATGCCCAGTGCTAATGTTAACATTTTCACTCCCAAATTCTTTATTGTTGCCATTATCAAATACATTTGTTGATaaaaaaatgcataacaaattgATTTTATATGTCCATGAATATGGATGTAATAGTATCGGCATTTACCTTAATGCATCTTTACTGTCATCAGAAAGTGTGTCAAACATCGTAAGTACAAAAACTTCCTTCTAATTGATAAGAAATGAACTCTAGGACTCAACGTGAGtatgaaataaaagaaaagagcacAAAAGAGAAGACGATTAACTAACTGCTAAACCTTGAGTGCAAGTTGTTTGATCAAGCATTTAACGAACCCCTTTTTATTTGTGCGGCCAGGCTGAATGGATATCTCAACAACCCTGCATATCATAACTTGGAAGAAAAACTTGACCGGTATGCCGTGCAGTGGAATGTTGGGGTCGGACCCACAGCATGTTTCACTCGAGCTATATCGAGCATCACTCGGGATGTAAATATCAGGAATTATGGTCCCTTCGACCATGTAATAGAGGTGGACATgaagcaggcagcagcagtGCTGGGTAATCAGTTCGACATTAATGACATGCTGCATATCAAAGTGGCAGAGCAGCTCGGGCTACTCGAACATAAATACGACATGATAGACGCTGAGCAGCGGTACTATACCTACAACatggagaagaagcaggatgACACAGTCTCACCTCTTGAGGTAAAATATTTCATAGATCCTCAAATAATGCAAAATCTACGGACCAAGAAGTACCTGCTGGTGGTTCACAATCTTGACAGGCCAATAAAGCCCATCGATATTCATGATACGACAGAGGGCTTATGGCTTCCTGCCCCTGGGTGGAATGGTTCTTTCTGGATCATATCCACCACCTCCCAATATGTCTATGACAGGAGCAACAAGCCAGATGAGCCTCGCGTCATCAAATCCTTTTCTGGGGATAATATATTGATTCTCACACTGCATTCTCTGAAACAAGCGGCCAAGTACATCTCTGTTGCGGTTGGCCATGGAGAGGAGAAGTATTGGCATCATGTGGCAGTCCAGTGCTTTCACTACGCCACCATGCTGTTGCTTATCCCCTGCAGTTCCAATGTTGACCCGCCAAAGTGTGATGCCCAGGCTGATGTTAGCTCAGATGTGTTGATCCGCCAGTGGGCTGCTCAAGGCATCCTTCCTGTCATGAAGCCAAGTGTCCAAGAAAAAATGGGGGAGGACACTGACGGCTACCACTGTCAGTACTATGGTGATGATATATATCAACTTGGAAATGTCATCCTCGAGGCTTTTCGGGAGTATTCGTTGCTGCAGCTGCCTTTTTCTCCTGCAACGAACGATGATGAAGCCACAATATCTGCTGCACACTTCCTAGCATATCATAGCCTTGTTGTAGAGCCCCTCACATCCGGTGAACTCTGTGAGGGAAATTACTTTCAGTTGGAGCGCATGCAGTGGATCTCACATGTGggcgaccaaggatggcatgtaAGCAGAGATTGGTTGAGCCAGGGGTCCAGCGGCCCGACCACACTTATTATAAGGCATTGCTCGCAACACTCGAGGTTGTTCATGAAGCTTGAATCTGATGATTTCTTGGCCAAGCTCCCTTATCTTCGTGTTCTTGATATTTCCTACACTCCGATAGAGTCGCTTCCTTCTTCAATCTGTTGTCTCCAAAAACTCCAATTGCTTTCCCTTAAAGGCTGCTATAACCTCAGAAGTCCATTCAGCTTCCCAGATACTGAAATTACTCTCTGTGCAAACAACAGCAACAAAAAGCTCAACTTGCTCTATCTCGATCTCTCCTATTCAAATATAAGCACATTCCAGTGCGACTTCTTCCATAGCATTCCTACTCTAAAAGAGCTTCTGCTTGTCAAATGCTCCAACCTTGAGGAGCTGCCACTCTCGGCTCTTGCATTGTCTACTCTAACAAAACTCGAGATAATAGACAACAAGAAATTCATTTCATTCTCGAGATTAACAGAGATGGCATTTGATGGGCATGGCACCCTTCATTCATTCTCATTGGATGGTACACCACATATAAAGCGATTGTCATTGCACGGATGTAGTAAGCTAGAATCCGTGGACATTAAGGAAGTTGATGCTTTGGAGGAGCTCGATCTATCTGCTACGGCTATCAAGGAGCTACCAGACAACATCCCTAATCTGCCCCAGCTTAGGCGATTGCTTCTCCGGGGCGTTCCTTCCCTGAGACGATTCCCTTGGCATAAGCTGGATAGATTCCCAGATGTGTTTTGCTTGGATCAATGCTCATCAGATGGAACTGTTAATCATGATTGCAGTACTCCAAAAGTTGCTCAGGTGTGCATAAGTGATTCCAGATTGTTTTATAGCTTCAAATATGCCACCAGAGATTTAGTAAGGCGTGGACGACTTTTGAAATCTTTCAATGTTCAAATTACATCATGCAAGGCCACAACTAGGAAGATACAGGATGAAGAGGGCACGGTGAAAACCAACAATCTTCATGCGTCATTGGCAGCCTATGCTGATGTAAACTGTCGCTATCTGACAGACGGAGTCTTGATGGTGTCAATGGATGACGTGCCTCCCTTTCGGGAGACTGAGCGTCACGTGGAGATCTCAGCAGTGGAGCGGTATCCCCATGGTCTGAAGTATCTTCTGGCAGTCACTAAATCAATTAGCATGTCAGACGATACTCACGTCTCCTGCCTCAATGATCTGAGTAGTTTGGATGATACTCACGTCTCCTGCCTCAAGCTCCAGCGGTGCCATCGGATGGTGCTTGTCTTTAAGGATGCGTATTACGTGGGGCGGAGTCTGAAGAATGCACATGTCTCTCATCTCAAAAGTCTGACACATTTCTACAAAGACTGGAAGTTTGATTATGATTTCCATGCACTGAAGCACCTCCGGCTGGAGCATTGCCCGAGGTTGGAAGGCGTCATGCCACGTGGATCTGCGCTGCCAAGTCTCGTCACGCTCGACATCCTCTTCTGCTACAATCTCAAGGCAATTTTCTACTATAACAGACGTCGTCATTCTTCTACTAGTTTCGAGCTTCCATGTCTTCGGAGGATACACCTCCAGGAGCTGCCCCTGCTGGAGCATCTTCGCGACGACGACGCCGTCCTGGCCGCGCCCGCGTGGGAGGAGCTCCACGTCCGCGGGTGCTGGAGCTTGCATCGTCTCCCGCGCCTCATCGACCGACGACCAGGCAAGAAGGCCGTGACGGTGAGCGGGGAGCGGGCCTGGTGGACCAAGCTCCGCTGGGACGACCGGGACGACTCGCACTGCGAGAGCTATGAGCCCAGGCTTCCCCCGGCATCCGCCTCCATCCGCGAGCGCGTCATCATCAAGACCTACCTCAGGTGAAGGAATGGAGCCATGCCCAAGCCGCAATCTCATCCAGGTACGCGATGTGATTTTCAGTCAGCATTAGCTTGCCGTATCAGCTTCCAACGTTATTTATTAGATTTGTCGATTCCACAGACCACAGCATCCTCTCCGTCCCACTCACTACACCCATGCCACCGCCAACCCGTCCAGAGTTTCGCCATGCCCGCCCGTCCGCGTCGATCTCCAGTTTCCAAATAAGAGGTTTGGTTTGTCTGCTGGCTGCTTCATCGTCCGGCCGGCGCATCCAAGCAGTGTGACAGCAGCTCAACCAGATTGCAGTGTTTGATGCCTCAACGTGTGTTTTCTAGTGTTGTGTGCTTGCTTTGATCAGTTCGAGCATTGACTTCGATTTGCTTGCCCGTGTGAAACTTTGATGTGTCTGTTTTAATTTG from Panicum virgatum strain AP13 chromosome 7N, P.virgatum_v5, whole genome shotgun sequence includes the following:
- the LOC120683348 gene encoding uncharacterized protein LOC120683348 isoform X2 codes for the protein MVESSPFRMPLTEWRHHLQDINFWLNGYLNNPAYHNLEEKLDRYAVQWNVGVGPTACFTRAISSITRDVNIRNYGPFDHVIEVDMKQAAAVLGNQFDINDMLHIKVAEQLGLLEHKYDMIDAEQRYYTYNMEKKQDDTVSPLEVKYFIDPQIMQNLRTKKYLLVVHNLDRPIKPIDIHDTTEGLWLPAPGWNGSFWIISTTSQYVYDRSNKPDEPRVIKSFSGDNILILTLHSLKQAAKYISVAVGHGEEKYWHHVAVQCFHYATMLLLIPCSSNVDPPKCDAQADVSSDVLIRQWAAQGILPVMKPSVQEKMGEDTDGYHCQYYGDDIYQLGNVILEAFREYSLLQLPFSPATNDDEATISAAHFLAYHSLVVEPLTSGELCEGNYFQLERMQWISHVGDQGWHVSRDWLSQGSSGPTTLIIRHCSQHSRLFMKLESDDFLAKLPYLRVLDISYTPIESLPSSICCLQKLQLLSLKGCYNLRSPFSFPDTEITLCANNSNKKLNLLYLDLSYSNISTFQCDFFHSIPTLKELLLVKCSNLEELPLSALALSTLTKLEIIDNKKFISFSRLTEMAFDGHGTLHSFSLDGTPHIKRLSLHGCSKLESVDIKEVDALEELDLSATAIKELPDNIPNLPQLRRLLLRGVPSLRRFPWHKLDRFPDVFCLDQCSSDGTVNHDCSTPKVAQVCISDSRLFYSFKYATRDLVRRGRLLKSFNVQITSCKATTRKIQDEEGTVKTNNLHASLAAYADVNCRYLTDGVLMVSMDDVPPFRETERHVEISAVERYPHGLKYLLAVTKSISMSDDTHVSCLNDLSSLDDTHVSCLKLQRCHRMVLVFKDAYYVGRSLKNAHVSHLKSLTHFYKDWKFDYDFHALKHLRLEHCPRLEGVMPRGSALPSLVTLDILFCYNLKAIFYYNRRRHSSTSFELPCLRRIHLQELPLLEHLRDDDAVLAAPAWEELHVRGCWSLHRLPRLIDRRPGKKAVTVSGERAWWTKLRWDDRDDSHCESYEPRLPPASASIRERVIIKTYLR
- the LOC120683348 gene encoding uncharacterized protein LOC120683348 isoform X1, translating into MVESSPFRMPLTEWHHQLQDINFWLNGYLNNPAYHNLEEKLDRYAVQWNVGVGPTACFTRAISSITRDVNIRNYGPFDHVIEVDMKQAAAVLGNQFDINDMLHIKVAEQLGLLEHKYDMIDAEQRYYTYNMEKKQDDTVSPLEVKYFIDPQIMQNLRTKKYLLVVHNLDRPIKPIDIHDTTEGLWLPAPGWNGSFWIISTTSQYVYDRSNKPDEPRVIKSFSGDNILILTLHSLKQAAKYISVAVGHGEEKYWHHVAVQCFHYATMLLLIPCSSNVDPPKCDAQADVSSDVLIRQWAAQGILPVMKPSVQEKMGEDTDGYHCQYYGDDIYQLGNVILEAFREYSLLQLPFSPATNDDEATISAAHFLAYHSLVVEPLTSGELCEGNYFQLERMQWISHVGDQGWHVSRDWLSQGSSGPTTLIIRHCSQHSRLFMKLESDDFLAKLPYLRVLDISYTPIESLPSSICCLQKLQLLSLKGCYNLRSPFSFPDTEITLCANNSNKKLNLLYLDLSYSNISTFQCDFFHSIPTLKELLLVKCSNLEELPLSALALSTLTKLEIIDNKKFISFSRLTEMAFDGHGTLHSFSLDGTPHIKRLSLHGCSKLESVDIKEVDALEELDLSATAIKELPDNIPNLPQLRRLLLRGVPSLRRFPWHKLDRFPDVFCLDQCSSDGTVNHDCSTPKVAQVCISDSRLFYSFKYATRDLVRRGRLLKSFNVQITSCKATTRKIQDEEGTVKTNNLHASLAAYADVNCRYLTDGVLMVSMDDVPPFRETERHVEISAVERYPHGLKYLLAVTKSISMSDDTHVSCLNDLSSLDDTHVSCLKLQRCHRMVLVFKDAYYVGRSLKNAHVSHLKSLTHFYKDWKFDYDFHALKHLRLEHCPRLEGVMPRGSALPSLVTLDILFCYNLKAIFYYNRRRHSSTSFELPCLRRIHLQELPLLEHLRDDDAVLAAPAWEELHVRGCWSLHRLPRLIDRRPGKKAVTVSGERAWWTKLRWDDRDDSHCESYEPRLPPASASIRERVIIKTYLR